A region of the Dysidea avara chromosome 9, odDysAvar1.4, whole genome shotgun sequence genome:
ACTAGcttgtaaattttaattttccttacacttatAAAATAGTAGAAGCACTCACCCTTGTTTGTTTATTCTGAGATACCGGGACCACACGTTGTTTAGACCGAGGATGAACAGGAGATGGTAGACTGCTCCTCTGATCAGCCATCAATGTAGTATGCTACATGATTGTAGAATTACAATATGTGATATCATGGTAGAAGAAAATTAACAGTTTGGATTGATGTAATTAtgtcaggtgtaggtgacctcctttgtttccctattgtttactgtgatccATAATTGAACTTACACTGTACACACTGTTCTAAGCTTACCATTCCAATGGTGGTGTTCTACAATGACtcaaatcatacagtatgatagtactgtatagtaggaaccacaaaggagtaggtgtggcccacgaaataacatcttCCAAAAACCATTCcttgacgatgatgaggcagtgttggctaggtaaaactaagcccaaacaagctttcagattgacctgaaatgcttgctatggaatttagaaataattaacagaattttctactgactaactgactgactgactgattccttcagacaagtgtagctagataactgctaaggctacggacttgattttttcactgttcgatgctgctttggcctgagaggtgcctttttggcataccgcagtacgtacaatgtatttttcatggacttagcagtgtcctcctttgtggctcattcatctttgctgacagggaaaatGTCAATTtgatggtagcatgtgatggcagcatgtgatggcttcccttcataccggaaatcgtctgtatttttcatagtggctattttgattgcagaggtgcttttcgaacagttcttgattcgtactgctttGTAaaaggttgaacatagccgtcacttttcagacgataattgatgtaactggggcacgtggcaccatttgtatctttcagtatgcgtggactacagaggtgcttttcaaacagttcttgatccgaagtGTTGTGTAATGGGGTGAACACAGCTgtcagcgaagcataatggatactttacttttcagacataGCTGTGGCGTGTGGTGCCATTccagatgcagtatgtgtgggttcaccagtcataataattgtttgcaagaaaagttaataaacaagtatatacacaaaaacttggaattttcaacccataacacatcgataaaggtactgaaacaagttggagtagtccatgatattaaatcacagtaaaacaataagaagtgttatatccctactgttcatttccgttatggtatctttagcacaatagggatataacacttcttattgttttactgtgttttaatgtatggactactccaacttgtttcagtactttttatcgatatgctatggtccctactccagttgaaaatcttaattttttgtgtacttgtttattgcctttttattatgaatggtgaacccacacataccgcatctgaaatgacaCCACATGCCcaagctatatcaattatcatctgaaaagtgaggtatTCGTTGTCAGCTAAGTTCAACCCATCacacacagcagtacgaatcaagaactgttcgaaaagaaCTTCTACAATCCACACACACCGAAAGAATTGGTgctgcgcaccccagttatatcaattattgtctgaaaagtgaagcatccattacgctttgttgtcggttatgtttaacccattacacagcagtacgaatgaagaactgttcaaaaagcacctctgcaatcaaaacagccactatgaaaataaggatgatttccgttatgaagagaagccatcacatgctactgccaaatcgacacttcactgtcagcaaagataaatgggacacaaaggaggacactggtaagtccatgaaaaatgcattgtacgtactgtggtatgccaaaagttACCTCTCGGGTTGAAGCAAtgtaaaacagtgaaaaaatctagctcgtagccttagcagttattgagttacgcttgtcgacagtcagtcaggcagttagtcagtagaaaattccgttaaataaattatttttaaaattccgtagctacttgttgaaagcattttgagtcgatctgaaagcttgtttgggcttatttttacctaaccaatactgcctcatgaTTGTCAGGAAAAATTAAgactggtttttgagtgatgctATTTCGttggccatgcctactcctttgtgatccctactatacactactatcatactgtatgatacaaagtagtgatgtgcgatatatcgaaaaatatcgatttcgcgataattttgtcgatatcgttatcgtatcgattttcgatactgctttagcagatttcgatatttatcgaaaaggtaatattttgcgataattatcgaaatatcaaaaaatatttcgataaatctacagcatttagtgtgtgattgcacaatcacgctagaaatgaaggttgtttctgtactatctagccactttaaaaacttgtctaccagtttcctaggcttattattagttttatgcaatagtttgtgtgtaaagtatatttcaagcatatttataagtATCGACCGCCaacgcaattacaccacccacacaattaaaaattatcgaaaatcgtatcgaaatttcgatatttaccccaatatcgtatcgataacaTATCGAAATAACAATCCTGATATCGTACACCACTACTGACCACACAAGGTTGGGGGTGATAAGTTGCTTAATTGGTACAAACTGGGAATGCAACAATATGAGCAAACACCATATTGTGTGATGTGTTTTATAATATTTCTGTATTGCAATATTTGAATTATATACCAGTGTAATATACCCATATCTATATGCTGAGATACACCTCTAAACGACAGATACCAAATCTATTTAGAAGTATTCTACAACATTATTTGTTCAGCATATAGCATCTGGCTACCAATACGTGACTTTGAAATCTTTTTTGATCCCACCCACCAATAGGGTGACAGCTGAATGCATTGTCCACAAGCCACAGCCCCACAATACAGCAATAGCCATATCGTATTGTATTGTGgtagaaaatattgcaatatattgataTGTTGAAGCTAGTATTGCCCTATCACAGACCCTGGATGAATTGGAGTTGGAGCTAGATGAGGATCATGATGGCACCGTCTCTTGGCCAGAGTTTCAAAAGGTTTGTGTTGATATTTTACATATGAATtttctttacagtgtatgtCTATCTATGCATAGTACACTACGCACATAACACATACTTTGTCCATGCACACACAAAGAAATTCTGCTGCAAGGCCATATCTACCCAATAAAAACACTGGGCTACTGTGCACCACTCGGGTAGTGAGAGTCAGTGCAGGTAAAACCACTGGGGCAGGAGTAGTACGTACCTGTAGGAGGCTGTAAAACCTTTTGAATCTACATGCAGCCATGTTCATACATATCTACGTATGttgcatacagtatgtacagctCACGTACATTGTACATATATCCTCcatgatttattattattttcttaTTCCAGCTGTTTTCTGATCCCAAAGAAGAACAGAACATTACTGACACTACAGCAGAACTAACAACTAATCATATGATATTCTACACAGCAGTGGTTGTCATGACAACGCTCATAAGCAGCTGGTACTTCTATTACTCAACCAGGGATTGTCGTGGAAACAGTATGTAATGAGTAGCTTACGTTGTGAGTGTGTAACGACGAAATATTTGCCTAGCTGAGTGCTATGTATATACTTGTAGGAAGACACTTTGCACTAGTCATTGACCAATGGTCCCATTTGAGAAATTGTACTACACTACACCCTGCATCTAATGCAGGAACTAcctagtattttttaaaattacctTGCAGtttatacatacagtaggttGTTTTAGTTTGTAGATAATTGCTTGCAAAGCAAGGGAAGTTGTTGACAATAGCTCAATCTCTACTTGTTTCACTTCTAGGTGACTCCCTCAGGGATGACCCAGAACGCTTGAGGCAAATCAGGACAGCATTATTATCAAAGAAGAAGGGGGAATCCCATggggatgatgatgatgatgatagtcACCATGGTAACAATTCTCCTGAAGACAAAGTCACTGCACCGGGGAATAATCCTAGCACTCAAGAGGGCGGCCAACAATCAGGAGGTGGTCAACAATCAGGCAGTGGCCAACAATCAGGTGGTGGCCAGAGTTCCAGCAGAGGCCAAACCAGTGGAGGTGGAGGTGGACAAGGCTCCTCGGCTGGTGGTGATGGAAATGATGAAGAAGATAGAGAAAAGAAGAGTAAGCAACCATGAATTGGTTACAATCAAGACCAGGTGCATGGGTAGCTAACAGAGTAAATGTCGTCATATTCTGTACATGTACAGTCTTGCACAGTCGGCCATCTACGTAGGGGGCCCACTGTGCAAGAAGCACAGTGCCACTTTTGTCCAATTTACATGTAAAAGTACGTGTTCACTGGTACTAAATTATGAACAAAACATTGAGCATCCTGCAGAGTTCTCCTCTGTCTCTTGTAGCACTTACTTAGTACTACTAATAACTCCATTCTGAACTTCTCCACTGAAATAAAAATCTCAACACATTCTCCTAGATCCCTCTCTAAGAATATTGTCAGAACATCAGTAGGGCCAATGCTGCTAGCCACTCTAATAATATCAGTGTTTGTTGCTAAGCTTTTACTTTAATCCACTCCAGGGACTAAGCAAATTTTGCTTGGGCTGAATCCTTTTGTCCAACTTCTGGTCTCCATATacacaattcacagtttgttcCACTATAAAGTAATATTGTTGGTGTATGGAATATACATTCATTGCTGTGGCACGTTTCAGGAAAAGGAAGGAGAGGAGGATGAACAGGAAGTGGGAGGTGCTACTAGCAAGACACTATCCTCAACACAACCAGCTGTGAAGAAGTTGAGAGATACCAAATTAACAATAAAACTACTATATTTGTATACGGATATATAAAGTTTATAGATCAAAAATTAACATGCGTACATTTTCAAACATCCAGTAGAAAAATTTTCATTTTACGATAATAACATTTTGTCCCAGAAAAGTTCTGTGTAGTTTGTATGTAGATTATGTATATACGTACGTATATGCGTGTATACATGTTATTCACATGTACATTTAGTTGTGGTGTAATATTCTTTGCTGTGTTTATTGCAGTAATGGAGGATGCAGGCAGTGATGTCAGATCAAAGAGATTAGCAAGACTGCAACAACAGTCACAGCCGGTGCAGGTGACGACACCCACTCCACGTGCCATACCTGTCAGTAGCAAGGAGCCTGAAGTGAGGCAACCAGTAGCTGCTGCCtctactgctgctgctaccaCTGTTGTTAAGCCAACTGCAACCACTCCAACAAAGAAAGTTACTGACAAAATGGCTTCTCCAGTGAAGGCAAGAATTATACTTGCTTGTTTTGTGTGTCTGTCCTATacatgtctgtctgtctgtgtgtctgtctgcaTATCTACAGTCATGAACACAACACATGCAGCTGCAAACCTTATAAgctgaaacaaaataatattatgtagtgttACAATGGTTATGAATTTAGCAAAGGTAACGGGTAGTGTTTTTATTGCAGTTGTCAAATGAACATTAACCAAATGGAAacatatgtacactgtagcaaGTCACATTATGTGAtattttattgttgtatttagGAGTTGACTATGGTGGAATCCCAGTCAGCAGTTCTATCACACTTGTTCTGCACTAAAGTGGTATGTACACAAGCCATCACTGCTAAGCCGTGCTCACTGTTAGCTCCTTAGGTCATCTCTTCAGGAGGGTCAGGTGGTGAAATTCTCCGGTACTCTCATAAGGTGATGAAGCTAGATCCAAGTAAGGTGCCCGCTGACCCAGGAATGAGCGAGGTGAGGTGCTTTCATGTTGTGGTCTCATGTTCCAGTTTGTCTTGACCAGAAATTCAAATTGCTCCTATTGAGATGATTGTCCAGGGAattggtaagtccatgagaTACAGTATTGTGGACACTtaaggacacctacataatccagacaattagttaagatcccaaagtatcccttagtgg
Encoded here:
- the LOC136265598 gene encoding uncharacterized protein; its protein translation is MVVFYNDSNHTTLDELELELDEDHDGTVSWPEFQKLFSDPKEEQNITDTTAELTTNHMIFYTAVVVMTTLISSWYFYYSTRDCRGNSDSLRDDPERLRQIRTALLSKKKGESHGDDDDDDSHHGNNSPEDKVTAPGNNPSTQEGGQQSGGGQQSGSGQQSGGGQSSSRGQTSGGGGGQGSSAGGDGNDEEDREKKSKQP